One part of the Salinivirga cyanobacteriivorans genome encodes these proteins:
- a CDS encoding dipeptidase, whose product MRHITILASILTIFSITLNAQDKSDWKGGYPEGCTSITVGKNASSDGSVMTSHTDDSHRTRSWMDIVPAKDHKPSERFTVYKRESTDSLVMPAYAHIPIGSIPQAEHTYQFINTAYPCMNEHQLAIGESTFGGREELFSKECKIDCQRLVQLMLERATTAREAIKLAGRLLAEHGWRDYGEALTIADPKEVWHFEVVGPGKGNVGAIWVAQRVPDDHISVNANASTIKEIDLDNSDYFKASDNIYSYAKAQGWWKEDETFRFCDVYAPESRKSVASRRREWRVFDLLAPSLKLSPTSENYPFSVKPDKKVSVEDMRRVFKDYYQGTPYDMRRNITTTNEDGESVISPLANPFLPYDQLDIDDVSGGWYHVNDDGHIRFLGERTIARWYTMYGTITQSRDWLPDDVGGVVWLAQDNIASSVYIPVYCGATDLPESYKTPGRINGYTRESAWWAFNRLGTLAAQRWGDMHKDLDAVWNPMQKAFIEELEQTDEKAKSIKNTKKRREFLTNYVIEKGEKVVKKAWELGDYLWTKYDEKF is encoded by the coding sequence ATGAGACACATTACAATTCTAGCCTCTATTTTAACCATCTTTTCTATTACCTTAAACGCGCAGGATAAAAGCGACTGGAAAGGAGGATACCCTGAAGGTTGCACTTCTATAACTGTTGGCAAAAATGCCAGCTCAGACGGTTCTGTGATGACATCCCATACCGACGACAGCCACAGAACCAGAAGTTGGATGGATATTGTACCTGCCAAAGACCATAAGCCCAGCGAGCGTTTTACCGTTTACAAAAGAGAATCTACAGATTCCCTCGTGATGCCCGCCTATGCACATATTCCAATAGGCAGTATACCACAGGCCGAGCATACCTACCAGTTTATAAATACTGCCTATCCCTGCATGAACGAGCATCAGCTTGCAATCGGGGAATCAACTTTTGGCGGACGTGAAGAGCTCTTTAGCAAAGAGTGCAAAATCGACTGTCAACGGTTGGTCCAGTTAATGCTTGAACGTGCCACTACTGCAAGAGAAGCCATCAAGCTTGCCGGCCGTTTGCTCGCCGAACACGGATGGCGCGATTACGGTGAGGCCCTTACCATTGCTGATCCGAAAGAAGTATGGCACTTTGAAGTTGTTGGGCCGGGTAAAGGAAATGTAGGTGCTATTTGGGTTGCCCAACGTGTACCAGACGATCATATTTCTGTTAATGCCAACGCATCTACAATTAAAGAAATCGATCTGGACAATTCTGATTATTTTAAAGCATCAGATAATATTTACAGTTATGCAAAAGCACAAGGTTGGTGGAAGGAAGACGAAACTTTTCGATTCTGTGATGTTTATGCACCTGAAAGTCGTAAATCTGTAGCTTCACGCAGGCGCGAATGGAGGGTTTTTGACCTTCTTGCTCCATCGCTCAAATTGAGTCCCACATCAGAGAATTATCCCTTTTCTGTAAAACCCGATAAAAAGGTGTCGGTTGAAGACATGCGCCGCGTATTTAAAGATTATTACCAGGGCACGCCTTACGATATGCGTAGAAATATCACCACAACAAACGAAGATGGAGAAAGCGTTATTTCACCTTTGGCCAATCCTTTTCTGCCTTATGATCAACTCGATATAGATGACGTGAGTGGTGGTTGGTACCATGTGAATGACGATGGACACATTCGCTTTCTTGGTGAACGAACCATAGCACGCTGGTACACCATGTATGGAACAATTACGCAGAGCCGCGACTGGCTTCCCGATGATGTAGGTGGTGTTGTGTGGCTTGCACAGGATAATATTGCTTCTTCGGTTTATATTCCAGTGTATTGCGGTGCTACCGATTTGCCCGAATCGTATAAAACGCCTGGCCGAATAAACGGTTATACACGCGAATCGGCATGGTGGGCATTTAACAGGCTTGGTACGCTGGCAGCTCAAAGATGGGGCGATATGCATAAGGATCTGGATGCTGTATGGAATCCGATGCAGAAAGCATTTATTGAAGAATTAGAGCAAACCGACGAAAAGGCTAAAAGCATTAAAAACACCAAAAAACGCAGGGAGTTTTTAACCAATTATGTAATTGAGAAAGGAGAAAAAGTAGTGAAAAAAGCCTGGGAGTTAGGAGATTATTTGTGGACTAAATACGACGAGAAATTTTAA
- a CDS encoding sensor histidine kinase: MEEMFSNSEKERLTELIKKVQDKNDELEKHRKKIELQNEKSRQRTIELFGKMIDLKKAKKIISIQNEELEKKNEEINRKRAALENTYVKFRKRTIELFGKMVDLRKAYNIINNQKKEIENQRKQLHELNISKDKFFSIIAHDLKNPIAGFLGLTEVMAQDMNSFTDQEKQEFIELIYKSSKQLHSLLENLLQWSRAQTGRLSYKPRRLNMHALFQENFSLIHANAEVKQIVVEEKVDNDLEVWADVDMVNTILRNLLTNAIKFSNNDSRITVYAEIEGDKVIISVKDEGIGISDEDLDKLFKIGYNKSKVGTANEEGTGLGLILCKEFAKRNGGDVMVDSKLGVGSIFSFSLPRAQQGGEENE; encoded by the coding sequence ATGGAAGAAATGTTTTCAAATAGTGAGAAAGAAAGGCTGACAGAACTAATTAAAAAGGTGCAGGATAAAAATGACGAGCTTGAGAAGCACCGTAAGAAAATTGAACTGCAGAACGAAAAATCGCGTCAGCGTACCATTGAGCTTTTTGGTAAAATGATTGATCTAAAAAAAGCTAAAAAGATCATCAGTATACAAAATGAAGAGCTTGAAAAAAAGAATGAAGAGATTAACCGCAAGCGTGCTGCACTAGAAAACACTTATGTCAAATTTCGCAAACGCACCATTGAGCTTTTTGGCAAAATGGTCGATTTACGAAAGGCCTACAATATTATTAATAACCAGAAAAAAGAAATTGAGAATCAGCGTAAACAGCTGCATGAGCTCAATATAAGCAAGGATAAATTCTTTTCTATTATTGCCCACGACCTTAAAAACCCTATCGCTGGTTTCCTGGGACTTACAGAAGTTATGGCCCAGGATATGAACTCTTTTACCGACCAGGAAAAACAGGAGTTCATTGAGTTGATATATAAATCATCTAAACAACTACACTCGCTTCTTGAAAACCTTTTACAATGGTCAAGGGCGCAAACAGGCAGACTCTCATACAAACCAAGGAGATTAAATATGCATGCGCTTTTCCAGGAGAACTTTTCTTTAATCCACGCCAATGCTGAAGTAAAACAAATTGTGGTCGAAGAGAAAGTTGATAATGATCTGGAGGTTTGGGCCGATGTCGATATGGTAAATACCATTCTGCGTAATTTACTCACCAATGCAATTAAGTTCAGTAATAATGATAGTAGAATTACGGTATACGCTGAAATTGAGGGTGATAAGGTAATTATAAGCGTAAAAGATGAGGGGATCGGGATTAGTGATGAGGATCTGGATAAACTCTTTAAAATAGGCTACAATAAATCAAAAGTTGGCACTGCCAATGAAGAAGGCACAGGTCTTGGTCTGATATTATGCAAAGAATTTGCAAAGCGTAATGGCGGCGATGTAATGGTTGATAGTAAACTGGGAGTGGGAAGTATTTTTTCTTTTTCTTTACCCAGAGCGCAGCAGGGTGGAGAAGAAAATGAATAA
- a CDS encoding NAD(P)H-dependent glycerol-3-phosphate dehydrogenase yields the protein MKTTIGVIGSGSWGTALVNLLTQNGYHVNWFVQSQEIREHVYEYGHNPHYLSSASLNMSRLRVTIKIDDLIEASSIIILVVPSAFLHSVLSKSTYPLKDKKVVSAVKGIIPESNEIVADYLFREFNVPREHFAMIAGPSHAEEVSSEKLTYLTVASEHVDLAKELKLLLKNHHINVKISHDIVGTEFAAVAKNVYAIAAGIYHGLGYGDNFQAVLVCNATQEMREFMSKVCRVNADIIESAYLGDLLVTMYSQYSRNRNFGVMIGKGYSVKYARMEMLQIAEGYYGAKGLAHFMEKLNIDMPIAEAVFNVLYEGQNASNVFSELSNELS from the coding sequence GTGAAGACTACAATTGGTGTTATTGGTAGTGGAAGCTGGGGAACAGCTCTTGTTAATTTACTAACTCAAAACGGATACCATGTAAACTGGTTTGTTCAATCCCAGGAAATAAGGGAGCACGTATATGAATATGGTCATAACCCCCATTATTTGTCGTCTGCCTCGTTAAATATGTCAAGGCTGAGGGTTACTATTAAAATAGATGACTTAATTGAAGCCTCATCTATTATTATTCTTGTTGTCCCATCTGCATTTCTGCATAGTGTTTTATCAAAATCCACCTATCCGCTAAAAGACAAAAAAGTAGTTTCTGCAGTAAAAGGCATCATTCCTGAGTCAAATGAAATTGTAGCTGATTATTTGTTCAGGGAGTTTAATGTGCCCAGAGAACATTTTGCTATGATTGCAGGTCCAAGCCATGCAGAAGAGGTCTCTTCTGAGAAGCTAACCTATTTAACTGTAGCTTCTGAACATGTTGATTTGGCAAAAGAGCTCAAGTTGCTTCTGAAAAACCATCATATAAATGTTAAAATCTCTCACGATATAGTAGGTACTGAGTTTGCTGCTGTAGCCAAAAATGTGTATGCCATTGCTGCAGGAATATATCATGGCCTGGGCTATGGCGATAACTTTCAGGCTGTGCTTGTTTGTAATGCCACTCAGGAAATGCGTGAGTTTATGTCAAAAGTATGTCGTGTAAATGCGGACATCATTGAGTCGGCTTACCTGGGTGACCTACTTGTTACCATGTATTCGCAATACAGTAGAAACCGGAATTTTGGTGTAATGATTGGAAAGGGCTACAGTGTTAAGTATGCCCGTATGGAGATGCTTCAAATTGCCGAGGGATATTATGGCGCAAAAGGCCTTGCTCATTTTATGGAAAAATTAAACATTGATATGCCCATTGCAGAAGCTGTTTTTAATGTGCTCTATGAAGGACAGAACGCGTCAAATGTTTTCTCTGAATTGTCCAATGAGCTTTCATAA
- a CDS encoding deoxynucleoside kinase: protein MTEKPGSNYRYIVVEGNIGAGKTTLTEAYSRHLNAKEIYEQFVDNPFLPLFYENPDKYALQLELTFLVERFRQLKEELESSLFHNAIVADYYLKKSLIFASTTLDEADFKLYARIFHSMTGTLPEPDLVIYLHQNTEQLLQNIAHRGRTYESNISRTYLERIQKSYFRFFKQVSAFPVVVVDCQNIDFVADKAYLNKLLDIPFQRFNKGFNVYDLK from the coding sequence ATGACCGAGAAGCCTGGTTCAAACTATCGCTACATAGTTGTTGAAGGAAATATTGGTGCCGGTAAAACTACGCTCACAGAAGCTTATTCCCGGCATTTAAACGCAAAAGAAATTTATGAGCAATTTGTGGATAATCCTTTTTTGCCCCTATTTTATGAAAATCCGGACAAATATGCCCTGCAATTGGAGCTCACTTTCCTTGTAGAGCGGTTCAGACAGCTTAAAGAAGAACTTGAAAGCAGTTTGTTTCACAATGCCATTGTAGCTGACTATTATCTTAAAAAATCGCTGATATTTGCCTCAACAACACTTGATGAAGCTGATTTTAAATTGTATGCCCGTATATTTCATTCTATGACCGGCACACTACCGGAACCGGATCTTGTAATTTATTTGCACCAAAATACTGAACAACTACTTCAAAATATTGCACACAGGGGCAGAACATACGAGAGTAATATCTCCCGTACTTATCTTGAGCGAATTCAAAAAAGTTACTTCAGATTTTTTAAGCAGGTTTCAGCTTTCCCTGTTGTGGTAGTCGATTGTCAGAATATTGATTTTGTTGCAGATAAAGCTTATTTAAATAAATTACTTGACATACCGTTTCAGCGTTTTAATAAAGGATTTAATGTCTATGACCTGAAATAA
- a CDS encoding NADP-dependent malic enzyme yields the protein MKKFTKQEALDYHSSGRPGKIEVIPTKPNSTQYDLSLAYSPGVAEPCREIEKNPDDVYKYTAAGNLVAVISNGTAVLGIGDIGASASKPVMEGKGLLFKTFADVDVFDIEIDEKDPDKLVEHIKAIAPTFGGINLEDIKAPECFHVERRLKDELDIPVMHDDQHGTAIISGAGLLNALELGGKKIDKIKVVANGAGASAIACLRIYKALGVKPENIVMCDSKGVVRKDREKLSEQKKEFATKRDIHTLADAMKDADMFLGLSIGNVLSKDMVKSMASNPIIFAMANPDPEITWEDAHDARNDIMMATGRSDYPNQVNNVLGFPYIFRGALDVRATDINEEMKIAAVYALADLAKKSVPEEVNKAYNLKGITFSKDYIIPKPNDPRLITEVAPAVAKAAMESGVARTPIADWEEYAAELRRRAGLENKLVKQVYERAKQDPKRVVLSQADNYQVIRAALMAKEQQIAEPILVGNTTKIKQIAEEYHLDISKLTLIDNVCQGEEKRRDYFAKELFALRQRKGISYNAAHRMMTNCDYYGVMMLETGQADAFITGQQTKYGESLRPVIEVIGARESVNRVASMYIVLTKQGPLFLADVAVNREPNAQTLSDITVLAAEEIKKLGFEPNIAMLSYSNFGSVRGGSPAKVREAVKILHKDYPDLIVDGEMQANFALNPDLISKRYSFSKLVGRHINTLIFPNLSSGNIAYKLISGVSDAELIGPILLGTRKPAHVLQLESSINEIVRLISVAVVDAQFYQRGSKHHLL from the coding sequence ATGAAAAAATTCACAAAACAGGAAGCATTGGATTATCACTCATCCGGCAGGCCCGGTAAAATAGAAGTGATACCTACCAAGCCCAATAGTACACAGTATGATCTCTCTTTAGCTTATTCTCCGGGTGTGGCTGAACCATGCCGTGAAATTGAGAAAAATCCGGATGATGTTTACAAGTACACAGCAGCGGGTAATTTAGTTGCTGTAATATCAAACGGAACGGCTGTGCTGGGTATTGGCGATATTGGAGCCAGCGCCTCCAAACCGGTAATGGAAGGTAAGGGACTGCTTTTTAAAACTTTCGCTGATGTCGATGTTTTTGATATCGAAATTGACGAAAAAGACCCCGATAAACTGGTAGAGCATATCAAGGCCATAGCTCCAACATTTGGTGGCATTAACTTAGAGGATATAAAGGCACCTGAGTGTTTTCATGTTGAAAGAAGACTAAAGGATGAACTCGATATCCCCGTTATGCACGACGATCAGCATGGGACAGCTATAATTTCAGGCGCCGGCTTATTAAATGCATTGGAGCTTGGGGGTAAGAAAATTGATAAGATTAAGGTAGTCGCCAATGGAGCTGGTGCCTCAGCCATTGCATGTTTGCGTATTTATAAAGCATTGGGTGTGAAACCCGAAAATATTGTAATGTGCGATAGCAAGGGTGTTGTGCGTAAGGATAGAGAGAAACTCAGCGAGCAAAAGAAGGAGTTTGCCACAAAACGCGATATTCATACCCTCGCAGATGCAATGAAAGATGCCGATATGTTCCTGGGATTATCTATTGGAAATGTGCTTTCGAAAGATATGGTTAAAAGTATGGCCAGCAATCCTATTATTTTTGCAATGGCTAATCCGGACCCTGAAATTACCTGGGAAGATGCACATGATGCCAGAAACGATATAATGATGGCTACCGGCCGATCCGATTATCCGAACCAGGTGAATAATGTGCTTGGATTTCCCTATATATTCAGGGGTGCCCTTGATGTAAGGGCTACTGATATTAATGAGGAAATGAAAATTGCTGCTGTTTATGCATTGGCCGATCTTGCAAAAAAATCTGTTCCCGAAGAAGTCAATAAGGCTTACAACCTGAAAGGAATAACCTTTAGTAAAGATTATATAATTCCCAAACCCAATGATCCACGGTTAATTACTGAAGTTGCGCCCGCTGTGGCCAAAGCAGCAATGGAATCTGGCGTTGCACGTACTCCAATTGCCGACTGGGAAGAGTATGCTGCCGAACTACGTCGCCGGGCAGGCCTCGAAAATAAGCTAGTAAAACAGGTTTACGAAAGAGCCAAACAAGATCCGAAACGCGTGGTACTCTCTCAGGCCGATAATTATCAGGTGATTCGGGCTGCATTGATGGCAAAAGAGCAACAAATTGCAGAGCCAATTCTTGTAGGAAACACTACCAAAATAAAACAAATCGCAGAGGAGTATCATCTCGATATATCGAAATTGACTCTTATTGATAATGTATGTCAGGGTGAAGAAAAACGCAGGGACTATTTTGCCAAAGAGCTTTTTGCTTTGCGTCAACGTAAAGGTATTAGCTATAATGCTGCCCACCGCATGATGACTAATTGCGATTATTATGGTGTGATGATGCTTGAAACCGGACAGGCCGATGCCTTTATAACAGGACAACAGACAAAGTACGGAGAATCTTTGCGACCGGTAATTGAAGTTATAGGTGCGCGCGAGAGTGTAAACCGGGTGGCAAGTATGTATATTGTACTAACCAAGCAAGGGCCTCTTTTCCTTGCTGATGTAGCTGTAAACAGAGAGCCAAATGCTCAAACATTGTCTGATATTACAGTGCTTGCAGCAGAAGAGATTAAAAAACTTGGGTTTGAGCCCAATATTGCCATGTTATCGTACTCAAACTTTGGGTCAGTTAGAGGAGGAAGTCCTGCTAAAGTGCGCGAAGCTGTTAAAATATTGCACAAAGATTATCCGGATTTGATTGTAGATGGCGAAATGCAGGCAAATTTTGCTTTAAACCCTGATTTAATCAGTAAACGTTATTCGTTTAGTAAACTTGTTGGGCGGCACATTAACACACTGATATTCCCTAATCTTAGCTCCGGAAATATTGCTTACAAACTTATAAGCGGAGTCTCTGATGCAGAGCTTATCGGACCTATATTACTAGGAACACGTAAGCCTGCCCATGTATTACAACTTGAAAGTAGCATAAACGAAATTGTAAGGTTAATAAGTGTGGCTGTTGTTGATGCCCAGTTTTATCAGCGGGGCAGTAAACACCACTTGTTGTAA
- a CDS encoding PAS domain-containing sensor histidine kinase: MEENKAYEDRIKKLEAENKRLRSLLDSHSDVSQIGYLEAIIHSLPDIVFLIDEKGTYLDILTDKEDLLYKDLSFMLNKTFREVLPAYVADKALAGIRKVQATGNPTIIEYQLSIADELKWFEGPIARIVGSKDERYVFLVMDITERKNITRLVETSQFKLRRAQEIARLAYFEWNLGTNKASFSEEAKALFQIDSVSDFEMNDYFNFLEIQDQKAVKKGLKEYTRKKGAFEYEYRTAINGEERVHLIHCELMTESDDTRVVFGIIQDLTDIRNLETQHIRKTQEQNAMLMAIPDMMFIQDSNGIFLDFHSPQGQMQNLLMGPSDFIGKKSIEVLPADIAAANHAKIRQVLRTNQHVIHEYQMQINDRTAHFEARMVPGGNGEVLSIVREVTARKQAEQELVKAKLIAEESDRLKSAFLANMSHEIRTPMNGVIGFAELLLQEEIPNDEKQEYFNIIEKNSHQLLQLIDDIIDVSKIEANLLKLNSFDFNINVLLKDLERVYQKELDMSGKDISLKFDGLPDQNQAQIKADKSRLMQVLQNLISNAIKFTEAGEISVELHKKDNFLVFSVKDTGMGIPEMAKRHIFERFRRLDNPADKIYRGTGLGLAVSKGLVELMGGEINVHSVEGEGSTFTFTLPHKRGTEQNDNFYNLNEWEEFASKHVLIVEDEDTSYHYLASMLKKKKISVLRAFTGYQAIELVKNNPVDLILMDIQLPELNGYDATRYIKKIAPDIPVIATTAFALADDEQKALDAGCDSYVSKPISSYTLFKKVKALLG; the protein is encoded by the coding sequence ATGGAAGAAAACAAGGCATATGAAGACAGAATAAAAAAACTTGAAGCAGAGAATAAACGCTTACGCTCACTTCTGGATAGCCACTCAGATGTGAGCCAAATTGGCTACCTGGAGGCGATAATACACTCCCTGCCTGATATTGTTTTTCTGATAGATGAAAAAGGCACATATCTCGACATTTTAACAGATAAAGAGGATCTTTTATACAAAGATCTATCTTTTATGCTCAATAAAACATTTAGAGAGGTTTTACCAGCTTATGTTGCGGATAAGGCCCTTGCAGGTATTCGTAAGGTACAGGCAACCGGCAATCCTACAATAATTGAGTATCAGTTATCAATTGCAGATGAACTGAAGTGGTTCGAAGGCCCCATAGCCCGTATTGTAGGGAGTAAGGATGAGCGCTACGTATTTCTTGTAATGGATATAACCGAGCGAAAAAATATTACGCGGTTAGTCGAAACAAGTCAATTTAAATTGCGACGCGCACAGGAAATTGCACGTTTGGCATATTTCGAATGGAACCTGGGAACCAATAAAGCGAGTTTTTCTGAGGAGGCTAAGGCGCTGTTCCAAATCGATTCAGTCAGTGATTTTGAAATGAACGATTATTTTAATTTTCTTGAAATACAAGATCAAAAGGCAGTTAAGAAAGGGCTTAAGGAATATACCAGAAAAAAAGGTGCGTTTGAATATGAGTACCGCACAGCTATAAATGGAGAAGAAAGGGTTCATTTGATTCATTGTGAGTTAATGACAGAGTCTGATGATACCAGAGTCGTTTTTGGTATTATTCAGGATTTAACTGATATACGCAACCTAGAAACTCAACATATACGCAAAACCCAGGAGCAAAATGCCATGTTGATGGCCATCCCCGATATGATGTTTATTCAGGACTCGAATGGAATCTTCCTTGATTTTCATAGCCCACAGGGACAAATGCAGAACTTATTAATGGGTCCCTCTGATTTTATAGGTAAAAAGTCAATAGAAGTTTTGCCCGCTGATATTGCTGCAGCTAATCACGCAAAAATCCGACAGGTGCTCAGAACCAATCAGCATGTAATTCATGAGTATCAGATGCAAATCAACGATCGCACTGCACATTTCGAAGCCAGAATGGTTCCGGGTGGAAATGGTGAAGTGCTCTCTATTGTGCGCGAAGTTACTGCCAGAAAGCAAGCTGAGCAGGAGCTCGTAAAAGCTAAACTGATAGCAGAAGAGTCTGACCGCCTTAAATCCGCATTTCTTGCAAATATGTCGCACGAAATACGCACACCAATGAACGGGGTGATTGGTTTTGCAGAACTGTTGCTTCAGGAGGAAATCCCAAATGATGAAAAACAGGAATATTTCAATATAATCGAAAAGAATAGCCATCAACTACTGCAACTTATTGATGATATTATTGACGTATCAAAAATTGAAGCAAACCTCCTAAAACTTAATTCTTTTGATTTTAATATCAATGTGCTACTTAAAGATTTGGAGCGGGTGTATCAGAAAGAGCTCGACATGAGCGGTAAGGATATAAGCTTAAAGTTTGATGGCTTGCCTGATCAAAATCAGGCACAAATAAAAGCAGATAAGAGCCGGTTGATGCAAGTATTGCAGAACCTGATTTCAAATGCCATAAAATTTACCGAAGCAGGGGAAATTAGTGTAGAACTGCATAAAAAAGACAATTTTTTGGTTTTCAGTGTGAAAGACACCGGAATGGGAATACCCGAAATGGCTAAAAGACACATTTTCGAGCGCTTCAGAAGGCTCGATAATCCGGCTGACAAAATTTATCGGGGTACAGGCCTTGGTTTAGCCGTTTCAAAAGGCCTGGTCGAACTTATGGGTGGTGAAATAAATGTGCATTCAGTTGAAGGTGAGGGATCAACCTTTACTTTTACTTTGCCTCATAAGCGGGGAACTGAGCAAAATGATAATTTTTACAACCTGAATGAGTGGGAGGAATTTGCTAGTAAACATGTCCTTATTGTGGAAGATGAAGATACATCATATCACTATCTTGCTTCAATGCTGAAGAAGAAAAAAATTAGTGTTTTACGTGCCTTTACGGGCTATCAGGCCATAGAGTTGGTGAAAAATAACCCTGTAGATCTTATTCTTATGGATATCCAGTTACCCGAGCTTAATGGTTACGATGCTACAAGATACATTAAAAAAATAGCTCCCGATATTCCAGTTATAGCCACAACTGCATTTGCCCTGGCCGATGATGAGCAAAAGGCTCTTGATGCGGGCTGCGACAGTTATGTGTCAAAACCAATATCTTCATACACATTATTTAAAAAAGTGAAAGCGCTTTTGGGATAA
- a CDS encoding FkbM family methyltransferase has protein sequence MFFIKRFLYKTLGLRRYLKLISQIFFLSYKNGWLKNKREYYCHYYIKNLIQKNDVIIDIGANLGYYSRLFAKLTGKDGKVYAVEPVELFRNILSENLTGISNVEVMPYALGQNSGQQISMGLPASNKYLSHGRTHVVSKDEESEFERQFKAEMRNPNDLFKDLNKIDYIKCDIEGYEIVVIPEMLPLLKEHKPTLQIETDGNNRKKIIDILLPLGYKIFYIDADGAKHYNIDNPPEFSGDLIFSLNDLENSTKGDI, from the coding sequence ATGTTTTTTATCAAAAGGTTCCTTTACAAAACCCTTGGACTTAGACGCTATTTAAAGCTTATCAGCCAGATATTTTTCTTATCGTACAAAAACGGATGGCTTAAAAACAAGAGAGAATATTATTGCCATTACTACATCAAAAATCTGATTCAAAAAAATGATGTTATTATCGATATCGGCGCCAATTTAGGATATTACAGCCGGTTATTTGCAAAACTAACAGGTAAAGATGGCAAGGTTTACGCTGTAGAACCTGTAGAATTGTTCCGCAACATTCTTTCTGAAAACTTAACCGGTATATCGAATGTGGAGGTAATGCCTTACGCATTGGGGCAAAATAGTGGACAGCAAATATCAATGGGGCTCCCTGCCAGTAATAAGTATCTGAGCCATGGCAGAACCCATGTGGTTTCTAAAGACGAAGAAAGCGAATTCGAAAGGCAGTTTAAAGCAGAGATGCGAAACCCGAACGATCTGTTTAAAGATTTAAACAAAATCGATTACATTAAATGCGATATCGAAGGTTACGAGATAGTAGTGATTCCGGAAATGCTTCCTCTTTTGAAGGAACATAAACCAACCTTACAAATTGAAACTGATGGGAATAACAGGAAAAAGATTATTGACATCCTTCTACCGCTGGGCTATAAAATCTTCTATATTGATGCTGATGGAGCAAAGCATTACAACATAGATAATCCGCCGGAATTCTCCGGTGATTTGATCTTTAGCCTTAATGACCTTGAGAACTCAACTAAAGGAGATATATAA
- a CDS encoding DUF6263 family protein, whose product MRKVLIFWVAALFMVACQNGNKQNNEETGKSSVTINYETESGIPEFSATSDEAVKLQYNFTEGDSAHMIMETEMNMEMMGQKMPMQMTMESNYKINEVTENGNAKIGVEFTRVAVSMDGPQPMKFDSDSEEDMENNPSAGVFTSLLNNEISSEITPSGKVVEMNMDAIMDNLPAEQGAQVKGQLESMSDQFAQNAFVALPDEPVKEGDVYDAGIIETGNSGMSMKVDMKYKVLSISEDKRYVILEPHGEFIMESIQEGVEMSAEDNTIGGWVLFDLERGFLESSDMKMFMKLTANQMAIKMDMNIKMRME is encoded by the coding sequence ATGAGAAAAGTTCTGATTTTTTGGGTTGCGGCCCTTTTTATGGTGGCCTGCCAAAATGGAAACAAACAGAATAATGAAGAAACAGGTAAATCTTCAGTTACAATAAATTATGAAACTGAAAGTGGTATTCCTGAATTTTCTGCCACTAGCGACGAAGCTGTGAAGTTGCAATATAATTTCACTGAAGGCGATTCAGCTCATATGATTATGGAAACAGAAATGAACATGGAAATGATGGGACAAAAGATGCCCATGCAAATGACCATGGAGAGTAATTATAAAATTAATGAGGTAACTGAAAATGGTAATGCCAAAATTGGTGTTGAATTTACGCGTGTTGCTGTTTCTATGGATGGTCCGCAGCCTATGAAGTTCGACTCCGATAGTGAGGAGGATATGGAAAATAATCCAAGTGCCGGTGTTTTTACTTCTTTGCTCAACAATGAAATTTCCTCTGAAATTACACCCAGCGGAAAAGTTGTGGAAATGAATATGGATGCCATTATGGATAACCTTCCGGCCGAGCAGGGTGCGCAGGTAAAAGGACAGTTGGAATCAATGTCTGACCAGTTTGCACAAAACGCTTTTGTGGCCCTTCCTGATGAGCCTGTAAAAGAAGGCGATGTATACGATGCCGGTATAATTGAAACCGGAAATTCCGGAATGAGTATGAAGGTAGATATGAAATATAAAGTTCTAAGCATTAGCGAAGACAAGCGTTATGTGATACTTGAACCACATGGAGAATTTATAATGGAAAGTATTCAGGAAGGCGTTGAAATGTCTGCCGAAGATAATACAATTGGTGGCTGGGTATTATTTGACCTTGAAAGAGGTTTTCTGGAAAGTTCAGATATGAAAATGTTTATGAAGCTGACAGCTAATCAGATGGCGATTAAGATGGATATGAATATAAAAATGCGCATGGAATAG